The sequence TTGGTACTTGTTCTGTGTGCCGATCTTCGAGATCTGCTTGTAGAAGATGTTAATCGACTCATTTGTCATTGGTCAAAGTGTTGTTGCAAAATGCTTATCAGTATTAACGGCTTTAAAAaacgaacaacaacaaaagtacaATTGAAAAAGTGCTCAAGTCGTTTCGAGTTTAGTCAATTCTGgtttattcataaaattgtaCTTTGCTCGTTTAAGCGCGTCTTATAAAAATTCCCTCAAAgtatgtaattaaattttttttcagcttGCATTTATATGGctcattgtttgtttttaattttacatatatataagtacataaaaatatacaaggtggcgcaaaaagtATCATCTCACTTACTTTTGCTGTAATTCCAGTCGTCCAGACTGAATGATAGATGGCTTCAGACTGAGGCACAAATATCAGCCGACCAAATAAATACAgctatattacataaaattatgtttttttatacttCTCAAATCAGTAATTTCCGCCAAGACATCACTGCACCCTCAAGCAAGGTCTGGatcaagttaaataaaaaacattttcaaaaagtcgatttttttacagactttctttatatagggtttttcaataagggcgggtagatgttgaaacggaataaaatggcgtttgccgtgtggcacgtagcgccgtcctgctggaaccacatgtcgtctaggtccatatggttcaatatgggccataagaaattggaagggccaccacgtctaccgaaaaatgggcgcaatgcgcgcaacgtttgcgttaatgaacactcattttgataataacattttatcatttgaatgtgctgttcaatcgtgtaacttgccataatgatttggcataaacaactgaataataaacaaaagatttaacagatgtcaccaaaacaaaatggctgccacagggcgccaaaatcgacccgcgccaattgaaaaaccctttagtttacggcgtatttctgtggaagtggattgtaaaaatttcccatagatacaaaagaaaatgtaactgcgCGACGACAGTTTGATGCGCACtggaaagtttaaactcgttctTCTCGAAACTATTAGGTGCACAGGTAAGTTCTCGCtgcttttttgattaaaatagaattttagtctgaaaaaatggttacaagtgaatcattgaaagtattgcccatcgctggctactacttttccccatctttctggtagatctcgtataccgtcgcggtaaaactgttcatcttttgaggctatccatggATCAAGccgttttttgatgtcttcatatgaatggaagtGTTGGTcaactagaccatgtgccatcgatcggaacaggtgataatgggacggcgcaatatctggagaatatggcgggtgggataggatttcccatttcagtgtttccagataGATTCTAATGGGTTTGGAGACCGTGAGACCGAGTGTTGTCATGCTGAGGaaacactttttcatgcctctccgcgtattgcagccgcttctcgcgcagtgctcggctaaATCGCATCAATTAAAGTCggtaccgatccccagtgatggttttgcttggtgaaccagttcataataaataacaccaacttggtcccaccaaatacatagcataaccttcgcagcgtgaatattcggccgaagcGACGacatagaagcatgaccgggcagttccCATGACTTTCCTTTCTTTGTtatgctgtaatgaatccatttttcatcacccgtcacgatgcgatgaagaaaacccttccttttttgccgctggagcagtggcagttgttcacaggcgaaaaaatgaggttcaacatcccttggttttaactcataaggaacccaagtcccctgtttctgaatcattcccaaagcatgcaatcgcttggaaatggattggcgggtaattcctaatactgaagcaagctcttcttgcatttgacacggatcctcattgggcaatgcctccaattcagcgtcttcgaaggtttttcgccttccttcacgcggatgaGAcgatcgtcaacattaaaatcaccgtctttgaagcgacggaaccaatttcGGCactttgtttcacttaaagcagcatctccataaactttttgtagctctcgatgcgcttcagccgccggttttttcgaatgaaagaggaagatcaacacttcccgcaaatgacgattattcggcacaaaatcagacattttcacaaaaccaaaagtaaatgataccaaaacaaaatcactaatgtgccgaagctgtttgtttaccatatgtctaggctcggtttatgatgtttaggttatgttagaatcgactagcacacactgctggcagcatctattgacaaacagcgagaacttagttgcgcgcctaatactttttccggcacggtctgcaggataactcatacagttttaatattttttgatgcggtttttgtttgtaatattcgaaagtgttttctctataatcTGTCTAGccgaatttttgatatttttatttaaaaattttataaacataattaaatttgtGACATTTATCACGTAAAACGCATTTTTttaatgccgtaaattgcaaaatttttcgaaattcaaaaatgcggctcgacagactataactacaactttattttacaaaaattttactttttacagatccatcaacatttcaaggagaaatgatgcagaccgtgaagcaacttttttttttcattgcactttgggtcacgtgattttttatatagtaattgttgtaaaaaaaattaaaatacattttttttataaagtttaagtactaacaaacaatgtataaaattttgttatatttatttctattgttatcccttctaaaaacagttttgcttttagcgcatttttggtgcTGCTGGATGTATGTAACACCTTAACTTTAAAAAACTGGATATCAgttcatattttcaaaattgaataattttcaaaatcattaaatttctttcgaaattttttcgtttaaaaCTAGGTTTGCGTAAAAAACCCAATTTTCAGAATAATGTTAGGCcacgtccaatcagttggtatGGAATCGCACAACTGACGAACTATTCTGTAAAGTattgaaattacttttttgcatTCTGTTGAAACGCAATAAGTTCCGTAAATGACAGCAATCAAATGGAAAATCAGCCAGTTATATTAACTGCCAAAGTGAAAACTCTAAGCATCTTCCAACAGAGTGATGCAttgtgcgccaccttgtgtatgCAGCTCCAGCAAAGCGTAAACTTAATTTATTGCTTATGCATTGCCAAACAATAGGTGCGGCCTTAGAACGGCTAGAAATGAATAACCGACAGCTCAGACAGGCAACTGTTGCCAAATCGCTCGTGACTTTAACATTTTCAAGATtgatgtatgcacatacatacctacctatGTAAATCTATCAGTAATTAAGTGATTTCCCAACAGTTCTACAataaaaatgggaggaattttaaatatttattatcattCAATGTCACGATACAAATAATACAACGTTGACGCCATGCCAAAAACGCTACTATTTTAGGTGACATCAATACAAGAATAAACAAGCCTTCGTGTACGTATGCccgatttattttatctttcagGGCTTTCCACTTACTTTCGCTTCTTCTTCTACTACTTTTCGTTTGCCTATTTTCTATACTGACGTCACGACCCTTGGGAATGCGCAATCACTATTTAATCGATTTCAAACTTAGATACCATTAACCCTTACGTGCTTGTTGTCTAAAGGCGCTTTTCTCAACTAGACGCTAATAGTAAAGCTCATTTTATCATAGCCGTTAAACACATATTCGTTCTCAAGAGCTTCTTAATTAGTTGGGCCGAAATATgtaaagaataattttttgttgagcTTTAAGTTCAATAATTAGATCGTGAAACTCATCAGTTTGATGCAATACCTGGAGATATTGTCTAagtctttcacaaagcactcgGCAATCTCTAAGATTGCATCTCTTAACGTGGTGGCTGAGCTATTTCTCTCCAATGGAACATAGGTTCATAGAcattgcgacattgagggttATTGTGGGGCAAATAAACTAAGAAGACTCGGCATCAAACGGCCTAACGAGTGCATAAACAATGATGTAGATATTCCTCAAAAACAGGTAGACTACTTATTTTGAGGAATTCGTAAGAATAACGAACGAAAGATGGTCGAACGAACCCAAATGCAGGACCACCCGACAATTGTGGTCGGCTTTCAATGCTAAATGCACAGAATATTTTTTGAGCCAAAAAAAAcatagtcttagcacactgatttcggTTATAACTGGACACTGTCTAGTAAGCAAACACGTCCAGATAAAGGCGCGAAGACACATGACTTTTGTAGAAGCAGTCTGGAtgaagcagaagaagaagaaaatacggCCACTGTGCTGCTCTATCCAAACGAAGATTCCCCACTTATCTCCTTATCACTATCCGGGCTCAATTAACCCGAAGacggttttattatatttccatATCAATATCTGATACTTCTAAACTCTGCAACTTTGTcgctttatttcttttcacttcgaAAATCATTTGGCcacagtacaatagacgcagggCACATCAAGCTCTGGGGACTCTAAGCCACTTAATTTTCCAAATCGTCGCTGTGTTTACCGTTCATTGGCTGATCGGCACACACacagaaaagctaggtttaccactTAATCCCCATTGCTGAAGCTGTggtgacctttcagagaaggagacttaTGAgctctttctctgtaaatattcGGGTTTGGCTGCTACACAATTAAGGTCAATGGGTAATCCTTTCTTCGGCAGCCCAGGGCAGTAATACAgactaaatcccatcaaccttctaCACTCCATCAACAGCTATGGATGGCTGTAGGTAAATGCCCGTTGGAGGTcccaaaatggtatcaaaacagcgcTTCAGTtttacttggggagtgccaaacTAGTACTTCAACCACTACTTGCCTTATTTCTATGTCGTAATATtctaataaaactattttttttctttaaaaattggtaTTGCTAATACAAACCTTCTGGGGGAACTACCATCCGAATGGTAGGTTAATGCTATAGCAGTTTATTTGCGGTAGACAAAGGGTTGGGCagacattttttaatgagttggaaaaTCTCAGTACTGTGACCGTCAGGGATCTTTTAAAGCTTTGTAGAAGttcacattggttttaggaAAAACTTTAGGAAACTTAACCTAATATAAcctaagtttaaaattaatgaGAACAGCTCCTTATGCTTACCGACATTATATATGTAGATGCTTttcatgaagagctttttcatggcagaaatacactcggaggtttgccattgcctgacgaggggcgaccgctattagaaaaaactttttcttaattttgatgtttcaccgaaattcgattattttataattccgaatggtagtcacgcaccaacccattcggctacggcggctgccggtCTACGGCTTACCTACATTACTGAGGATTTTTTCTCCCAGCTTGTCATGCATTGAAAAAacgatttatttttatcaaatcttggagaaaaaaatgtgtgaacggGCACTTTTCTCACTTGattaatttgatgaaaataaggtgcagagaccttcactataaatatatatctatTTGGTTCAAATCCTTCTAAATAACAAGTAAATTTGAGTAGATTGTTTGAGGGAGGAAGATGAGTTGTTCGTTCCAAAGGCCTTATACCTGACTTTACTGAAGAGGCGAGCGAAGCATAAATCCAGACAGAAAAATTATACCAATTGATTGTAGTTAtttaaatcatataaaaaagtcAGTCAGTATTCTCACAAGTGAGTCAGTATCCAGTTCCACCTTCTTCTATATAAGGGTTCTCTTTGGAGCGCAATCGCCACCTAACTTTGGCTTGTGAAGCCATCTCAGGGGGTCTATAGAAATTTTGCAGTAAGTTTTCTATAAACTgaatacaaaataagaaaactttatttatttttttatactttaagaactttcaAATTATGCACGCATCTTCATCTCGCTACCATTAGCAACGACTGCCGCATCTCGTCCATCTGCTTGTGTCTTTTAGAGGCTTACAGTCATGATGAGCGTAATAGTTGAGGGTCTGCACCACCACACTGCAAATTTTTGGTCATAGTGAATCagacattttttccaaaaaactcgCTTAAATACTCAAACCGCAATCTAGACTTCAGAAACTCTTAGCTCAACATGTGTTATACATCGGTGCTTACTAACGAGAATTATTCTTTGTTGCTAAACTTGAAAAGCTCTCagactttatttttttagaatgttTGTCGTCTCTTCATTCCATATCCAACTCCTGGATTGGAAAAAAAGAGCTAGTAGCGAGTCGTTTGCAATTAGAAAAATCGGGTCAGAGTTGAACCACTCATTTCACTAGTTGGGATTTATGCTAAAAAGAAAGTATATCTTGCGTCCGCATATTTACGGCAGTTGTTATTTTAGGTTATGCAGGTCATGGGCGAACTTTTTAAATCAAGTTGAAGTTTTAGGCCTTTGACGCATTGgcttgaaactatttttttcaatatggcaTGCCTGGGTGAGTAACGAAAGCAAGTTAAGGGGAGAAACCAATCTGAATTCCTCTTGCAATGGAGAGAGGCAGCTGCTGAAAACTTTGAATCATAGCTCAACGAATGTAAAGTTGAATGTAAACTTAATTGCTTGAACATATTTTACATTCATTTCACTACGCTTTTTTACCATCCGTAGAGGAATATTTTGACAAATCCAATTGCTgaaatttcactttttctttaACAACGTAACCTTCATTCATATAAagcgtggttaagtttcaagggccggtgttgattttgaataaaatacaatttttttaggaaattattgtcatttctctttcggcatttttcggcaatcactcttggattatcattcgcccaaatgcaacaattctgcttattgacgaatccactgaggtgaaaatgtgcctcatcactgaagatgattttcttcgaaaattgcacgatatgcattttgatttgaacgcccgttttcataataagcctgaataactttaaagcgttgctcgattgtgtatctttccatagttcaaattgagttcgtctgaaattgaaaaatgtcaaatgaaatgcagaaaaaaacttgacgtttaggtgtggttcacattcaacatcggcctttgaaatttaaccaccctttattaaacTGGTAAATACAGACATCAGctaacttttttgttacattttggtgaaattgtctaaaaaaaactataaaagttAATaagagcaagaaaaaaaaacaaaataaaatgtattccaacaacataaaaaaattaatttacctgAACGAAACACGACAACAAAAAGTGTAATTTTAAAACCTCATAAAATTATGCCTCAACAGACCGTTAATGTTAAATCACTCCCACGCTCTATTTACTTTGACACCAACGAGCGGTAATGCGCCCGCAATCACAGGGTGTGTAAATACCtattatgcgtatgtatgtgtgcttataAGCTTATTGAACTGCATCTACTCGGAAGTACGTTGTTGTATGGATATAACAgagttcttatatttttattatcagtttAGGGCTAACAATTTATGTTAAGGAAATGTATCCATAGAAAAATGAGATGAacccacatttacatacatactttcagataatAAGACGGCTTTAAAATCCCTTCTGTTAACTGTAATCACCTGAAAAATGGTATATGACTGTATGAACCTTTTCAACTTGCTAGGGAACTTCAACACAGTATTATTAGGATGGGTTTctggacatgagggatatgaggAAATGGCTAGCAAAAAAATGCTCAGGATATTTTTATGGACTTACAAAAGGTCACACTAACGAAATTATCAGAAAGTGAGAAGAGAGGAAATTCGTTAAACACTGACAAAATTCTATCGGTCAGCGAAAACGCCGGGGAGAGAAATTTCTGTTAAGCAAATTTCACTCAACAGAGTGCCCTTAAGATTTTCaactggttactttacaggCCACTATGGCCTGAGATGccatttaaacaaaattggtctcTCTGAGTACATCATCATCTGTGAAAAGGACATTAAAAATTCAGAACTcattctttgtaaatgtccccTACTAGGCAGAAAACGGCTACACTACCTTAGTGGTAGAGTCGCGCATTCATATAAGCTATGCAACAATAAACCCCAGaatgtgataaaaaaattttaaagccttaaaatatagggtaccacagcaggctttgcacaatagatctcttttggtcgcagtgcgcagtagcccaataataataataatatagtaaagCATTTTCAACTTTGCAATGGAAACCTCAGATGGAGCCTGGAAACACAAAAAATGTCCACGGCCAGAAAAGTTCAAGGCTCTATTCAAatcaatacacatatgccaacgattagtccagccatcaaagcattttttaaacgcgtttgaagagatcttcttcagctccttcagcgaattctccttaatggcctctatcgactcaaagcggatTGGCAATTgaagttttgagaaaaggaaaaagtcacagtgcCTAAATtcggcgaatacggtggttgttggatgatatttgtcgagtgtttggtcaaaaaagtgttcacaatatgaatcttatgagacggtgcgttattatGGTGCAAGAGCCATCAGCTTTCTGTCCACAAATTAGACCCTTTCCtatgcacattctctctcaaatgcTGAATaacttctaaataatattcttcatcTACCATAAAACCATTTGGAGCGAATTCCAAGTACACAaaaccatgataatcaaagaaatcgAGTAGCAtgattttcacttttgaccgacttttacgtagttttttgggtttcggttcatctggatagcgccattcaaccgtccgttgactggtttgcatgtccaACTCATATACCTACGTGTCACAACCTGTTATGTTGCGCTGGAtgaacgttgggtccgaattcacttgctcaagcatgtcttcagccaccttcttccgatgaattttttgaaagaaattcaactcccttggaacgagtcgagcagccacgcatcTCGTGGCCAATTGATGgcgtaaaatgttgcgaattgattcgtgagacacgctaaggtcaggAGCTACCTCCCTTAAACTTATATAATGGTTTTCcggcaccatttccttgactttgtcgacgttttcaagCGTTGAAGACGACCCGACGATGGGCGACCATAtgggggcaaatcttccacgacttctcggccctctgcaaaagccttataccactcgtagacttgtgtttttgataaagcacgctcgccataggctttctgcaatattttgaacgattcggcacacgaaatccagTTCAAAAACAAggtttaagacaaattctttgttcgatatttttattcatagtgaaaatcgcagagcacacctgcggttgactgatataattaaatgccaaaaacaagctaatggACAGAtgacgctcaaactctgcgatatTATAGAgggcagttgtaccaacattccagcaaagaaaatttaaagatatacCTATACCTTTTGACAAAATATgcgaaaattacattttttaaatgtccACCGTGAGCACGTCCGCAGATAAAATCTGCCAAACAGCCAATTCAGAAATGTCTAAAGGCTAATGTAATGTCCCAGCAACGCAAGCGTATCgggtctaggaattattcactactgacatctaggcgtctcTTTTGAAATTCCCTTGTTTTCTGGCATTCCTAGTGCTGTCAGTCCCCATCTGATGTTTCCATTGCAAAGTTTGACATATTGTATAAATAGCAGCCCTTGTATTACATTCGACTTAAAATTTCGAACATACTTCtaacataaaatatatgtagGAGGGAGAAGGTTTAGAAAAACAAAGTGTGAACGTAAATTAAAATCTTTCTATATTTTGttgggtttttgttttgcatatgcCGATGAGACTTTGGATATTTGACCCGCATTTgataaccaaaaataaaaacctaatTTAGTACCACATTTCATTTATCGAACGCGCATTATTATTCTAAACCAAAATAACGTGGCTCCATTTCCGCTAAAATATCATCCTACAAGCCAGCATGTTTCTTGATCCACTCCACATGATAATAGACCTTAGCATAGCCATCTGGATAGATATTGCCGCAACCGCCATGAACGAATCCAGCTATGCCCACCACTTTGCCGTCGTATGTGGCTGGACCACCTGAGTCCCCGTTACAAGCGCCATTATTAGCCGCGTGAGCCAAGCAGATGAGCGTATCACTATCCCAATTTATGGCTGCTCTGCACTCAGCTTGCGAAATGACTGTCAATGTATTCCACTGCAACTTTTGTGGCAAATCACCACCTGCCTTTAGGCGACCCCAACCGGAGATGATGACCGACGTGCCGCTGGGTAATTCTTTATCTGCCAATTCAATAGGTTGAATATTAGTTGAAAAGATTAATGGTTGACTTAAGCGAAGCAGCGCAACATCGTTCAAGAAATTCCCATAATCCTCATGGGTGATAATCTCTTGAACATTGACCACCACACCGCCTTGGAAACGATCGTTTGAACCGGCGCGCACAGTGAAAACGGAGGGATCGTAACTAAAGGTTATAAGAaattatatatctacatatgcatTTGTGTATGAGAAACTTGCAGGAAGAACTTACGTGTAATAGTCGCCTGTGGAGTTGGTGGTGCCTACACAATGCGCTGCGGTCAACACGAAATTCCGACTGATGATCGATCCACCACAAGTAAGAGAACCGTTGCGTCGTAACGAGATCTGGAAGGGAAACTGACCCTCATAGGCATCGATGCCGCCTACAACACGTCCCGTGGGACCAGCTTGACCGATCACAGCACAAATTGAGCACACCAAAGTGAAGAGCACGAATTTCGACATGTTGGACCGTCACACAAGGAAGTTCAATATTGAATTAAACTTTGACGTATTCAGCAATCGGAATAAACTGTCTTGAGATAAGCGAGTTTAAAGCTTTTAATGCGAAACAGTTTgataactaattttattttaatttattgcaatGGCCAATGCGTGAGATAAGATGCCGCATGATAGTAAAAATGGagcgatattagaaaaattatacagTTATTTACAATGTCGAATACGTAGGTACGCGGTAGATGAACAAGTATAGTTTGACACTATTACTCGATACGTGGGTTGGCTCATATGTTTTGCGCACTGTTTGCAACACTAAGTGTGACGAGCtctaattcgatatttttatcgaaaaatttgatgttttcttGCATAAACTTACATATTCCGTTTTCACttcagttgaaaaattcatctcgttACAAAGATGGGATTAACTCTTGAGaattttcgtgcgatgattCATTACGATTTTCGAGACAGaagtgcattgatcaacttacgTGGACTTTTGGCGTTGAAGATCTATACTTAGCCACTATGAGGCGCTGGTACAACGAGCTCCAATGTGGCCGTCGATCCTCCCTTGATGAATTTCGCAAAAACCGTCCAGAAACGATGGTTCCGCCAGAGACAATCGGTGAGGTGCGTCAATTGATGACGATAGGTTGTCATTTGGCATAACGCGAGATAGAGACACACTTGGACGTTAGTGAAGCCAgcgtacattcaatattgcatgaacatttagTAGTCAAGACTTTTTCCCGTTGGATTCCACATCATTTGACATTTGCCTAAAAAAGGACTCGTGTCGGTtgatgtaaagaaatgttgaagaaaatcaGCCACGCTGGCCGTCTATGACATCTTAACACGTGATGAATCTTGGATCTATAGTATGCATATTACGTGATAATGAAGCAATAATCAATAGTACGGTTCCTagacgagcttaatccaacaaaagatATTCACCTAAAAAGCAACTCAAAGCAATCGATCACCTGATTCTTCAGAAAATCTGGTTATGTTgcaactgtaccactagagaaacttaaaacagtcaattttGAGTGATACGCAACCATTTTTTCACCAGAATTATCACCAAGAGAATACGAGTGCTCTTACTTAGCGGCTCAAACAAGAGAGTTTTAAGCACTCAAAAGaccgaattaatgggtcatccgccctACAGGCCTGATTTACATATAGCTAATGATATCTTTTTGTTCACgaacatcaaaattaaattacgTGGTCAATGTTTTgcaacgcctgaagaagcttTTGAAGGCTTTAAACTGCTTGTTTTGGAGCCATTCACTTCTTAGTTGCAAAAGTAgattctttgaaaattggttcaagcaaATGCAGAAGAGTATTGACATAGAAAGAGAATATTTTGGAAagcaataaagccattttcattattgggcATAAAATATTAGCGGCAACCCTCGTAACACGTTAGAACCATTTAAAGATTATTGTTTAGGGTATCagtcaaaactaattctaatcATTAATACCCATGAAATGTAGCTAAACAGCAAAAGGATTTTGCTCAAAGTTGTTTTAGCAGAAAGTCAAATATAATCCAGCCAGCCTCTAAcgcctttttcttcttcttaattggcgcgataaccgctttcgcgattttggccgagtttaacaaagtgcgtcagtgctaaccggcgccagttggacacaccaagtggatccaagtccttctccacctgatcttttcaacgcataGGAGGcccttctcttcctctgcttccgccagctggtaccacatcgaatactttcagagccagagcgtttgtatccattcgtttGTCGTCACTAACGACTAC comes from Anastrepha ludens isolate Willacy chromosome 3, idAnaLude1.1, whole genome shotgun sequence and encodes:
- the LOC128857395 gene encoding serine protease SP24D-like translates to MSKFVLFTLVCSICAVIGQAGPTGRVVGGIDAYEGQFPFQISLRRNGSLTCGGSIISRNFVLTAAHCVGTTNSTGDYYTYDPSVFTVRAGSNDRFQGGVVVNVQEIITHEDYGNFLNDVALLRLSQPLIFSTNIQPIELADKELPSGTSVIISGWGRLKAGGDLPQKLQWNTLTVISQAECRAAINWDSDTLICLAHAANNGACNGDSGGPATYDGKVVGIAGFVHGGCGNIYPDGYAKVYYHVEWIKKHAGL